From the genome of Mesorhizobium japonicum MAFF 303099, one region includes:
- a CDS encoding NAD+ synthase translates to MTKKPDILRIAIAQLNPTVGDVAGNLAKAREARADAARQGADLVLYTELFLAGYPPEDLVLKPAFLKACEKAAQEFAADTSDGGPGVIIGTPLKRKSGTHNSIIVADGGKIIAERYKLDLPNYGEFDEKRVFQAGPEIQGPVNFRGVRIGIPICEDIWGDVGICESLAESGAEILLVPNGSPYYRAKIDVRYQVVIRQIIECGLPITYANQLGGQDELIFDGASFAIGADKTLAFQMSQFEEAVDVVTWKRGEDGWVCSEGPMSKIPEREEADYRACMLGLRDYVNKNGFKNVVLGLSGGIDSAICAALAVDALGEERLRAVMMPYRYTSKDSLKDAEDCARALGCRYDIVPIFEPVEGFLHALTQLFEGTKEGITEENLQSRARGTILMAISNKFGSMVVTTGNKSEMSVGYATLYGDMNGGFNPIKDLYKMQVYALSRWRNSHVPPGALGPSGEVIPKNIIDKAPSAELRENQTDQDSLPPYPVLDDILECLVENEMGVDDIVARGHDRATVTRIEHLLYIAEYKRRQAAPGVKITRKNFGRDRRYPITNRFRDRG, encoded by the coding sequence ATGACCAAGAAGCCCGACATACTGCGCATCGCGATCGCCCAGCTCAATCCGACCGTCGGCGATGTCGCCGGCAATCTCGCCAAGGCCCGCGAGGCGAGGGCGGATGCCGCGCGCCAGGGCGCCGATCTCGTGCTCTACACCGAGCTTTTCCTTGCCGGTTACCCACCTGAAGATCTGGTGCTGAAGCCGGCCTTCCTGAAGGCTTGCGAAAAGGCGGCGCAGGAGTTTGCCGCCGATACATCGGATGGCGGCCCCGGCGTGATCATCGGCACGCCGCTGAAGCGCAAGAGCGGCACGCACAATTCGATCATCGTCGCTGATGGCGGCAAGATCATCGCCGAACGCTACAAGCTCGACCTGCCGAATTATGGCGAGTTCGACGAGAAGCGCGTGTTCCAGGCTGGACCCGAGATCCAGGGACCTGTCAATTTCCGTGGCGTGCGCATCGGAATTCCGATTTGCGAGGACATCTGGGGCGATGTCGGCATCTGCGAATCGCTGGCGGAAAGCGGGGCGGAAATCCTGCTGGTGCCGAACGGCTCGCCTTACTATCGCGCCAAAATCGATGTCCGCTACCAGGTCGTCATTCGCCAGATCATCGAATGCGGGCTGCCGATCACCTATGCCAATCAGCTTGGCGGCCAGGATGAGCTGATCTTCGACGGCGCGTCGTTTGCCATCGGCGCCGACAAGACATTGGCTTTCCAGATGAGTCAGTTCGAGGAAGCGGTCGACGTCGTCACATGGAAGCGCGGGGAGGACGGCTGGGTCTGTTCGGAAGGGCCGATGTCGAAGATCCCGGAGCGGGAGGAGGCCGACTATCGCGCCTGCATGCTGGGCCTGCGCGACTACGTCAACAAGAACGGCTTCAAGAATGTGGTGCTCGGCCTGTCCGGCGGCATCGATTCGGCGATCTGTGCCGCCCTTGCCGTCGACGCGCTCGGCGAAGAGCGGCTGCGCGCGGTGATGATGCCCTATCGCTACACCTCGAAGGATTCGCTCAAGGACGCCGAGGATTGCGCCCGGGCGCTCGGCTGCCGCTATGACATCGTGCCGATCTTCGAGCCGGTCGAAGGTTTCCTGCATGCGCTGACGCAGCTCTTCGAGGGCACCAAGGAAGGCATCACCGAGGAAAACCTGCAGAGCCGCGCGCGCGGCACCATCCTGATGGCGATCTCCAACAAGTTCGGCTCGATGGTGGTTACGACAGGCAACAAGAGCGAAATGTCGGTTGGCTATGCGACGCTCTATGGCGACATGAATGGCGGCTTCAACCCGATCAAGGATCTCTACAAGATGCAGGTCTACGCGCTGTCGCGCTGGCGCAACAGCCATGTGCCGCCGGGCGCGCTCGGACCCTCGGGCGAGGTCATTCCGAAGAACATCATCGACAAGGCGCCGTCGGCGGAATTGCGCGAGAACCAGACGGACCAGGATTCGCTGCCGCCCTATCCGGTGCTGGACGACATCCTCGAATGCCTGGTCGAGAACGAGATGGGCGTCGACGACATTGTCGCGCGCGGCCATGACCGGGCGACGGTGACGCGCATCGAACACCTGCTCTACATCGCCGAATACAAGCGCCGGCAGGCGGCACCAGGGGTGAAGATCACCCGGAAGAATTTCGGCCGCGACCGCCGCTATCCCATCACCAACCGCTTCAGGGATCGTGGGTAA
- a CDS encoding GNAT family N-acetyltransferase codes for MPDCEISFDLARIDFRATSDLLMASYWGTGRSDEFHHRAFANSLCAAAYIDGKQVGFGRAITDRTVFAYLADIIVWPQNRGQGIGQRLVQALIDHPELGSVSHWSLSTGDAHGVYEKLGFKASTDGRYMRLDRAVQ; via the coding sequence ATGCCGGACTGTGAGATCAGCTTCGACCTCGCGCGGATCGACTTTCGCGCGACCTCCGACCTGTTGATGGCGAGCTATTGGGGGACTGGACGCAGCGATGAGTTTCATCACCGGGCCTTCGCCAATTCGCTCTGCGCCGCCGCCTACATCGATGGCAAGCAGGTCGGTTTCGGCAGGGCGATCACCGACCGCACGGTGTTCGCCTATCTCGCCGACATCATCGTCTGGCCGCAGAATCGCGGGCAGGGCATCGGCCAGCGGCTGGTGCAGGCACTCATCGATCATCCCGAGCTCGGCAGCGTCTCGCACTGGAGCCTGTCGACCGGTGATGCGCATGGGGTCTACGAAAAGCTGGGCTTTAAGGCATCGACCGACGGCCGATACATGCGCCTGGACCGCGCGGTCCAGTGA